From the Pseudorasbora parva isolate DD20220531a chromosome 2, ASM2467924v1, whole genome shotgun sequence genome, the window tttattatttgttgcGCGAGAGTTGCGCCGTCGCGGTATGAAACCCCGCATCAGTTTCGAAGATAGGGGCGCAATTGAGCCCATTATTGCCAAAGTCAGTCTCTGTCTTGACATTTGTTGCAAACTTTCCACGATCTGTCAGAAGACATGTCGAGTAACAGCGCAGGCAGTATGTTGAGCCTGCAGAAAAGCGTCAAACAGCTGCGATTCGAAGCAGGAATTCGCAGAATTAAGGTGAGTgggaataaataaacaaaaagtcTAAAAGATTGGAACTCTTTGCTAACAGGGTGTGACTTGACAGACTTGTCGGTCCTGTCCGAACATCCTGCTACTTTGTGTAATTATCATTCtgttttaaactttattttattcttctgagAGCTTTTACAACATATCTAATGACTATAAATGAAGCATAATACATAATGTTTACCTGTTTGCAAGCTTCTACCGCAATGGCTGGTTGTGCAATTACCTTCGTTTTCACCAATGAATGACAACTTTCTTTAATTAATCGGGTGTTATCAAACGTCGTCACCCAAACCTAATATTTCAATACGTTTGTAAAATGTATGATAATCATAGTTCATCATAGCAAATTAAAAATGATTCGAAACTGTCCACTTCAGGCAGTAGCGTGCGCGCGCCACTGCTGCGTGTTGTGGTGTCGCGCGCACCGCACAGTGGAGTTCTTTGTTGATTGTGAGTGTGAGACAGTCTCACATTTGTTGGCCGGAATAATCTAAATCTATATTAGTTACCATTGGCCCCAAAGCACACTATTCTAAAAAAACAAGACACGGCTCTATGTGTTATTATTAAATTTATCTTGAATCAAATAAACTCTTAACTTCTAACCGCGTGATTTCAAGGAAAATGTGATAGTCAATAAAGCCTTTATTGCCCCACCAACCCCTTTTCTGTATATATGCATACAAATACATGTaaatatgtctgtctgtctttattttatttatttaatctctACTTCCTCCTAGGTTTCTCAAGCAGCGACAGAACTGAAGGCGTTCTGCTTGCAAAATGCCCATAAGGACCCACTCCTCATGGGGGTACCATCCAGCGACAACCCCTTCCGACCCCCCAAATCATGTGCACTCTTCTGAGGTACCAACAATCagctgttatttatttatttttttctgtacatTTCCTGTTTAACAGGAATGTGAGCAGGAATATGaacctctgtctctctcttccTTCTAAAGGAGTCAAGAAGAATCTGGAGAAACTGAACATTCCTCTTTCACACAAAAGTTTTTCACTACGCTACCCTTAGTTCCCCTTCACCCTACAGCAGAGCCGAATCATCACTATTAcactaaattgttttatttgtaatcTGCATTTGTGACCTGAAGTCTTGCACGTTCAATAATGTGatttatg encodes:
- the LOC137053514 gene encoding guanine nucleotide-binding protein G(I)/G(S)/G(O) subunit gamma-10-like, encoding MSSNSAGSMLSLQKSVKQLRFEAGIRRIKVSQAATELKAFCLQNAHKDPLLMGVPSSDNPFRPPKSCALF